The Mycolicibacterium aromaticivorans JS19b1 = JCM 16368 genomic sequence TGCGGGACGTGAGCCGAAAAGTGTTGCGCAGCAGATGAATGATGCACGTCTGCACGATCGCCTGCGGCCACACATTGCCCACCACCTCGGGCAGTCCCTTGAGCCCGTCGCAGACGACGAAGAAGGTGTCCTTGATGCCGCGGTTGCGTAGGTCGGTGAGCACGCTCATCCAGAACTTGGCGCCCTCCCCGCCGGTGCCGGCCCACAAGCCGAGGATGTCGCGTTCCCCGGCCAGGGGACCCCGATGGCAGCGTAGAACGGCCGGTTGGCGACTTGGCCGTCGCGGACCTTGACCACGATCGCGTCGATGAAGATCGCGGCGTAGGTTTCATCCAGCGGTCGCACCGACCAGTCGTTCATCTCCTCAAGCACCTTGTCGGTGATGCGGCTGATCGTCTCTTTGGATACCGACGCCCCGTAGATCTCGGCGAAGTGCGCCGAGATCTCACCGGTGGTCAAGCCCTTCGCGTACAGCGACAGCACGACCTCGTCCACGCCGTTCAGGCGACGTTGGCGTTTCTTGACGATCTGAGGCTCGAAGGTCGATGCCCGATCGCGCGGCACGTCAAGTTCGACCGGGCCGGTGGTGTCGGTCAGCACCGTCTTGGTGCGGGTGCCGTTGCGGATGTTGCCCGACCCCGTCTCGGGCGGGTCGTGTTTCTCATAGCCGAGGTGCTCGGTCATCTCCTCATTGAGCGCGGTCTCGAGGACCGTCTTGGTCAACTGCTTGAGCAGCCCGTCGGGCCCGGTCAGCGACAAGCCCTGCTCCTGGGCCAATCGGACCAGTTCGACCGCAGCCTTCTGGCCTTCGGACTGCTCAGCCGCCTTCTTCTTCGCCACATCGTCCAGTGTCGTCATCACGGCACCTTTCTCGCCGAGCATCACTCAGCGTGTCAGTGCCGGAAACACCGTTAGATCCACAGTCCCCGCCCAACTTGTGCAAATGTGCCAGACATCCTACTAGGCGATTGGAGTAGGTATTCTGGTGGCAGTGAACCCCGGGGGGTGGCGAGTAAGTGATTTGATGGGTGGCGGCGCATGGGGCGGTGGAGATCGGTAGAAGCAGCGGTGTTGGACGAGCTGTTATGTCTGCTGGAGGAGCGTGAGGACACCGTCGGCCTCGACGCGTTGATGAGCTATCTCGTGGACGGCGTCAGCGTTCCCGCCTACCGACCACCGGGCCAGTTGTGGGACATCGCCACCGTCGGGCCGGAGGCACCGCCCACTGTCCTCTGAGGTGTCGAGAGACGTCTCCGGAACGTCCCACGGTGGGTGGGCAGGACGAGCGCGCAGTATGCGGCGGATCTCGTGCTGGGCGGCGGCGATGCGTGCGTGTTGGGCGGCGGTCAACGGCACCGGGTGCGGCGTCTTCTGGTCGATGCGGTCGGCGGCGCAGCCGCCGACCTTTGTCGGGGGCTGCGCGGTGGTCCAGGTGAGTCGTCGGAGTCGGCTGGACAGGAACGCGCCGGGGTTGGTGATGTGGTCGGGCCAGGTCGCGCCGCGGGCGCGCATGTCGGCGTTCAGCGCGTCGGTGATGTCCTGTGCTGTCCATACCAGCGGGTCGATACCGGCTGCGGTGAGCGCATCGCAGATGGTGCCGATGTGGACGCGGTCGAGGCCGTGGGCCGCAGCGACGAGGCCGCGGCGAGGCGTTGGGTGGCCAGTGGTCGCGGTGTGGTCCGCCGGGGCGGGCACACTGCACGGGTTTTGAATCCCTTTCGTGAATCTTCATGAGCGGGCGCGCTGGCGCGCCCGCTTGGTGAGTTTCTCCCTACGGGAGTTAAAAGACTAAGACCGCCTGACGGCGGTAGGTGGAAATCCTGCACAGGGTCATGCACAGGACGAGGCGATGCCGGGCGGGCTTCGCGGCGCGGCACCAGGTGGTACACCGAGGGTCTACGGCCGACGCTGGGGGTGCCCGGTGAGCCGTGTCCGCGTTGGGCCTCCACGGCCCATTGGGAGGCCCGTAGGACCCGCCAGGCGGCCGTAATGGTGCGTACGTCACAGCCCACCCGGGCGGCGATGGTGGCACGGGTTACGGCGACGTGGCGGCCGGTGGCGTGATCGGCGTGCTCGGCCATCACCCCGGCGATCGACAACAGCGTCGTCGCGGTGATCGACACCCGCTGCTCCGTGCACAGCTGGCCCAGGGCCGGCGACTGCGCCCAACGCTGGAGCCCGTCGAGCCAACTGCTGCGGCTGGTCCACATCGGCGCCCGCGGCCCACACGCGCCGGCGCGCTCGACCCAGCCGCGGCGGCGCTCATTGTTCAGCGCTCGGGCGACGTGCGGTGTGGGCGCGATAGCGGCGCCCAGCGGCGCCGGCCACGCACTGCTCACCCGAGCTGATCGGGCGGTGAGGAAGTCACGATTTGCGCACTGATTGCGCGCCATTTCTGGAACGTCAGACAGGCGTGCGCTACCGTGAGAGCTGTCGGTCAAGACAGTCCCTTCGGGGAAATGGGTACGGAAGACCCGGAACCGAGTTCGCAGCTCGGTTTGAACCTCCAGACGTGGCCCGCCTAAGGCGGGGCCTTCGTCATTCAGCGGGGGTTCCGCACACCAGCTATTCAGATGTCACGTTTGGCCTTACGGCTAAGTCCAGCCAGCAGCCGCGGCGCATACCGGTCACATCGCCAGCGGCAGCTCCTCCCTTGACTTGTGAAGTGCAAGGACAAGCTCGGGATGGCCGACGTGCTCGGCTAGCAGGTCTGCGACGTACTGCCCCATCGGGATACCGAGCTCGGCCGCCCTCTGTTTGACGATGTCGTAGACCACCCGAGGGGGCGCGTCATGATCTGGGCGCGGTCACCTTTATGCGGTTGAGCCATGAGCAGGACTCTGCCAGCCGGAACAAGCTGTAACTGATAGCGACACGCGGTTTGTGTGGACCTGTGTGACGCGTGTGGTTCACGCGGCCGGGTGGCCTCTCCCCTGCTGTGCGCCCGTCATCGCGGTCATGGTCGTCTGGTGAGAATCGCGATGGCGGCTTGAATGACGACGCCCAGGATGGCGCCGATGACGCGTCCGGTATCTCCGATGGTGAGCTTGGATTCCGGGTTGCGGGCGTGGATGCGATCAGCGAGGACGCAGACCGTCACGACGGTAGCCACGACTCCGAGGATGGCGACGATCCACACGGCCAGGTCAGTTCCGCTCATAGTTGATGCTCTTTCTCTGGTTGGTCGGGAAAGCGGCTCCCGGAGCGGGGCGTGAGAGCTCCGCTCTTTTCTTCTGGGCGGAACTGGGCTGTTTTCCACGGCACTGCCGCACCTTTCTCGTCGTGGCAACTCGGTCATTGGTGAAGTACCGGGGCGAGAGCTGTTTTCCGTCGTGCGGTGCGGCAGGTAGTTCTCTGG encodes the following:
- a CDS encoding toxin-antitoxin system, with the protein product MVYDIVKQRAAELGIPMGQYVADLLAEHVGHPELVLALHKSREELPLAM